A genomic stretch from Oncorhynchus tshawytscha isolate Ot180627B linkage group LG07, Otsh_v2.0, whole genome shotgun sequence includes:
- the LOC112255518 gene encoding uncharacterized protein LOC112255518 isoform X1 — MTPLGLIWTMVCLMTTVSCQTLSESDFVRYPRINDTEVLTCECSSRSCQTVFWFRTLHNNLDFQFLLSLNNAGRTNHEASVDKHRFQASKRDGGSKMTFTLRLINISSEDAGLYTCMLQNQKENELWRPGVLLRPGETRPTLLPVTKPQPQGIPNSIPNGRCTKSNYQTPKGCGSKVLWPLVGVLLALAVALISTLYYFSRKDQWSNSEHPDCRLRDSAIFTVCVLTGISFHFMNLKTVLLASYFSILCSLQRRNRLKFQLSKRKHLGFCSQC; from the exons ATGACCCCATTGGGACTGATCTGGACAATGGTGTGTTTGATGACAACAG TGTCCTGCCAGACACTTTCAGAGTCCGACTTCGTCCGCTACCCCAGGATCAACGACACAGAGGTCCTCACCTGTGAGTGTTCCAGCCGCTCCTGCCAGACGGTCTTCTGGTTCCGCACTCTCCACAACAACCTCGACTTCCAGTTCCTTCTCAGCCTCAACAATGCTGGCCGGACCAACCACGAAGCCAGTGTGGACAAACACCGGTTCCAGGCCAGTAAGCGGGATGGGGGAAGCAAGATGACTTTCACACTGCGCCTCATTAACATAAGTTCAGAGGACGCAGGGCTGTACACCTGTATGCTCCAGAACCAGAAAGAGAATGAGCTGTGGAGGCCAGGAGTTCTTCTCAGACCTGGAG AAACTCGGCCAACATTACTCCCCGTCACAAAGCCTCAGCCCCAAGGCATCCCAAACAGCATCCCAAACGGCCGCTGCACCAAAAGCAACTATCAGACCCCAAAAG GCTGTGGCTCCAAGGTTCTCTGGCCGTTGGTTGGAGTGCTGCTGGCCCTGGCTGTGGCTTTGATCTCCACACTGTACTACTTCAGCC GAAAGGACCAATGGAGTAATTCAGAGCACCCAGACTGCAGACTCAGAGACAGTGCTATATTTACTGTATGTGTCCTTACAGGGATCTCCTTCCACTTTATGAATCTGAAGACTGTTTTATTAGCATCTTACTTTTCTATTCTTTGTTCATTACAACGAAGAAACAGACTGAAGTTCCAACTGTCTAAAAGAAAACATTTAGGATTCTGTTCACAATGTTAA
- the LOC112255518 gene encoding uncharacterized protein LOC112255518 isoform X2, which produces MTPLGLIWTMVCLMTTVSCQTLSESDFVRYPRINDTEVLTCECSSRSCQTVFWFRTLHNNLDFQFLLSLNNAGRTNHEASVDKHRFQASKRDGGSKMTFTLRLINISSEDAGLYTCMLQNQKENELWRPGVLLRPGETRPTLLPVTKPQPQGIPNSIPNGRCTKSNYQTPKGCGSKVLWPLVGVLLALAVALISTLYYFSRLPKKCRHQFAKKGPME; this is translated from the exons ATGACCCCATTGGGACTGATCTGGACAATGGTGTGTTTGATGACAACAG TGTCCTGCCAGACACTTTCAGAGTCCGACTTCGTCCGCTACCCCAGGATCAACGACACAGAGGTCCTCACCTGTGAGTGTTCCAGCCGCTCCTGCCAGACGGTCTTCTGGTTCCGCACTCTCCACAACAACCTCGACTTCCAGTTCCTTCTCAGCCTCAACAATGCTGGCCGGACCAACCACGAAGCCAGTGTGGACAAACACCGGTTCCAGGCCAGTAAGCGGGATGGGGGAAGCAAGATGACTTTCACACTGCGCCTCATTAACATAAGTTCAGAGGACGCAGGGCTGTACACCTGTATGCTCCAGAACCAGAAAGAGAATGAGCTGTGGAGGCCAGGAGTTCTTCTCAGACCTGGAG AAACTCGGCCAACATTACTCCCCGTCACAAAGCCTCAGCCCCAAGGCATCCCAAACAGCATCCCAAACGGCCGCTGCACCAAAAGCAACTATCAGACCCCAAAAG GCTGTGGCTCCAAGGTTCTCTGGCCGTTGGTTGGAGTGCTGCTGGCCCTGGCTGTGGCTTTGATCTCCACACTGTACTACTTCAGCC GACTACCCAAAAAGTGTCGACATCAGTTTGCCAA GAAAGGACCAATGGAGTAA